The following proteins are encoded in a genomic region of Ammospiza caudacuta isolate bAmmCau1 chromosome 3, bAmmCau1.pri, whole genome shotgun sequence:
- the TBXT gene encoding T-box transcription factor T isoform X3 has product MSSPGAEGAGKPPQYRVDHLLSAVESELQAGSEKGDPTERELRVALEDSELWLRFKELTNEMIVTKNGRRMFPVLKVSVSGLDPNAMYSFLLDFVAADGHRWKYVNGEWVPGGKPEPQAPSCVYIHPDSPNFGAHWMKAPVSFSKVKLTNKLNGGGQIMLNSLHKYEPRIHIVRVGGPQRMITSHSFPETQFIAVTAYQNEEITALKIKYNPFAKAFLDAKERSDHKDMMEEVGDNQQSGYSQSYADNSSACLSMLQSHDNWSSLGVTTHTAMLPMGHSTGTATSSSQYPNLWSVSSSSITPVSQPSGMSNGLSSQFLRGSPGPYSALPHTVPAASSASPLYDGTAPADLPDSQYDTSAHARLAPTWTPVTSPSM; this is encoded by the exons ATGAGCTCCCCCGGCGCGGAGGGCGCGGGCAAGCCCCCGCAGTACCGCGTGGATCACCTGCTGAGCGCCGTGGAGAGCGAGCTGCAGGCGGGCAGCGAGAAGGGCGACCCCACGGAGCGGGAGCTGCGCGTGGCGCTGGAGGACAGCGAGCTGTGGCTGCGCTTCAAGGAGCTCACCAACGAGATGATCGTCACCAAGAACGGCAG GAGGATGTTCCCGGTGCTGAAGGTGAGCGTGTCGGGGCTGGACCCCAACGCCATGTACTCTTTCCTGCTGGACTTCGTGGCGGCCGACGGGCACCGCTGGAAGTACGTGAACGGGGAGTGGGTGCCCGGCGGGAAGCCGGAGCCGCAGGCGCCCAGCTGCGTCTACATCCACCCCGACTCGCCCAACTTCGGCGCGCACTGGATGAAGGCGCCCGTCTCCTTCAGCAAAGTCAAACTCACCAACAAGCTCAACGGCGGCGGGCAG ATCATGTTGAACTCCCTGCACAAGTATGAGCCGCGGATCCACATCGTGCGAGTGGGTGGCCCGCAGCGGATGATCACCAGCCATTCCTTCCCAGAAACGCAGTTTATAGCTGTGACAGCCTACCAGAACGAGGAG AtcacagctttaaaaattaaatacaatcCGTTTGCAAAGGCATTTCTTGATGCAAAAGAAAG GAGTGATCACAAAGACATGATGGAGGAAGTGGGGGACAACCAGCAGTCTGGGTATTCACAGT CCTATGCTGACAActcctctgcctgcctgtcCATGCTGCAGTCCCACGACAACTGGTCTTCTCTGGGAGTTACTACACACACAGCCATGCTGCCCATGgggcacagcactggcacagctacCAGCTCCAG CCAGTACCCCAACCTGTGGTCGGTGAGTAGCAGCAGCATCACGccggtgtcccagcccagcgGGATGTCCAACGGGCTGAGCTCGCAGTTCCTGCGGGGCTCTCCGGGACCCTACTCGGCCTTGCCCCACACCGTGCCCGCCGCCTCCTCTGCCTCGCCCCTGTATGACGGCACGGCGCCCGCCGACCTGCCCGACAGCCAGTACGACACCTCTGCACATGCCAGGCTGGCACCCACGTGGACACCTGTCACCTCCCCTTCCATGTAA
- the TBXT gene encoding T-box transcription factor T isoform X2: MSSPGAEGAGKPPQYRVDHLLSAVESELQAGSEKGDPTERELRVALEDSELWLRFKELTNEMIVTKNGRRMFPVLKVSVSGLDPNAMYSFLLDFVAADGHRWKYVNGEWVPGGKPEPQAPSCVYIHPDSPNFGAHWMKAPVSFSKVKLTNKLNGGGQIMLNSLHKYEPRIHIVRVGGPQRMITSHSFPETQFIAVTAYQNEEITALKIKYNPFAKAFLDAKERSDHKDMMEEVGDNQQSGYSQCSWLIPGGGALCPPASAHAQFGAGLSLSPAHSCDRYSSLRSHRPAPYASPYSHRNSSPAYADNSSACLSMLQSHDNWSSLGVTTHTAMLPMGHSTGTATSSSQYPNLWSVSSSSITPVSQPSGMSNGLSSQFLRGSPGPYSALPHTVPAASSASPLYDGTAPADLPDSQYDTSAHARLAPTWTPVTSPSM; this comes from the exons ATGAGCTCCCCCGGCGCGGAGGGCGCGGGCAAGCCCCCGCAGTACCGCGTGGATCACCTGCTGAGCGCCGTGGAGAGCGAGCTGCAGGCGGGCAGCGAGAAGGGCGACCCCACGGAGCGGGAGCTGCGCGTGGCGCTGGAGGACAGCGAGCTGTGGCTGCGCTTCAAGGAGCTCACCAACGAGATGATCGTCACCAAGAACGGCAG GAGGATGTTCCCGGTGCTGAAGGTGAGCGTGTCGGGGCTGGACCCCAACGCCATGTACTCTTTCCTGCTGGACTTCGTGGCGGCCGACGGGCACCGCTGGAAGTACGTGAACGGGGAGTGGGTGCCCGGCGGGAAGCCGGAGCCGCAGGCGCCCAGCTGCGTCTACATCCACCCCGACTCGCCCAACTTCGGCGCGCACTGGATGAAGGCGCCCGTCTCCTTCAGCAAAGTCAAACTCACCAACAAGCTCAACGGCGGCGGGCAG ATCATGTTGAACTCCCTGCACAAGTATGAGCCGCGGATCCACATCGTGCGAGTGGGTGGCCCGCAGCGGATGATCACCAGCCATTCCTTCCCAGAAACGCAGTTTATAGCTGTGACAGCCTACCAGAACGAGGAG AtcacagctttaaaaattaaatacaatcCGTTTGCAAAGGCATTTCTTGATGCAAAAGAAAG GAGTGATCACAAAGACATGATGGAGGAAGTGGGGGACAACCAGCAGTCTGGGTATTCACAGT GCAGCTGGCTCATTCCTGGCGgcggggctctgtgccccccgGCCAGCGCCCACGCGCAGTTCGGAGCCGGGCTCTCGCTgtcccctgcccacagctgtgACAGGTACTCCTCGCTGAGGAGCCACCGCCCCGCGCCCTACGCCAGCCCCTACTCGCacaggaacagctccccag CCTATGCTGACAActcctctgcctgcctgtcCATGCTGCAGTCCCACGACAACTGGTCTTCTCTGGGAGTTACTACACACACAGCCATGCTGCCCATGgggcacagcactggcacagctacCAGCTCCAG CCAGTACCCCAACCTGTGGTCGGTGAGTAGCAGCAGCATCACGccggtgtcccagcccagcgGGATGTCCAACGGGCTGAGCTCGCAGTTCCTGCGGGGCTCTCCGGGACCCTACTCGGCCTTGCCCCACACCGTGCCCGCCGCCTCCTCTGCCTCGCCCCTGTATGACGGCACGGCGCCCGCCGACCTGCCCGACAGCCAGTACGACACCTCTGCACATGCCAGGCTGGCACCCACGTGGACACCTGTCACCTCCCCTTCCATGTAA
- the TBXT gene encoding T-box transcription factor T isoform X1, with translation MSSPGAEGAGKPPQYRVDHLLSAVESELQAGSEKGDPTERELRVALEDSELWLRFKELTNEMIVTKNGRRMFPVLKVSVSGLDPNAMYSFLLDFVAADGHRWKYVNGEWVPGGKPEPQAPSCVYIHPDSPNFGAHWMKAPVSFSKVKLTNKLNGGGQIMLNSLHKYEPRIHIVRVGGPQRMITSHSFPETQFIAVTAYQNEEITALKIKYNPFAKAFLDAKERSDHKDMMEEVGDNQQSGYSQLGSWLIPGGGALCPPASAHAQFGAGLSLSPAHSCDRYSSLRSHRPAPYASPYSHRNSSPAYADNSSACLSMLQSHDNWSSLGVTTHTAMLPMGHSTGTATSSSQYPNLWSVSSSSITPVSQPSGMSNGLSSQFLRGSPGPYSALPHTVPAASSASPLYDGTAPADLPDSQYDTSAHARLAPTWTPVTSPSM, from the exons ATGAGCTCCCCCGGCGCGGAGGGCGCGGGCAAGCCCCCGCAGTACCGCGTGGATCACCTGCTGAGCGCCGTGGAGAGCGAGCTGCAGGCGGGCAGCGAGAAGGGCGACCCCACGGAGCGGGAGCTGCGCGTGGCGCTGGAGGACAGCGAGCTGTGGCTGCGCTTCAAGGAGCTCACCAACGAGATGATCGTCACCAAGAACGGCAG GAGGATGTTCCCGGTGCTGAAGGTGAGCGTGTCGGGGCTGGACCCCAACGCCATGTACTCTTTCCTGCTGGACTTCGTGGCGGCCGACGGGCACCGCTGGAAGTACGTGAACGGGGAGTGGGTGCCCGGCGGGAAGCCGGAGCCGCAGGCGCCCAGCTGCGTCTACATCCACCCCGACTCGCCCAACTTCGGCGCGCACTGGATGAAGGCGCCCGTCTCCTTCAGCAAAGTCAAACTCACCAACAAGCTCAACGGCGGCGGGCAG ATCATGTTGAACTCCCTGCACAAGTATGAGCCGCGGATCCACATCGTGCGAGTGGGTGGCCCGCAGCGGATGATCACCAGCCATTCCTTCCCAGAAACGCAGTTTATAGCTGTGACAGCCTACCAGAACGAGGAG AtcacagctttaaaaattaaatacaatcCGTTTGCAAAGGCATTTCTTGATGCAAAAGAAAG GAGTGATCACAAAGACATGATGGAGGAAGTGGGGGACAACCAGCAGTCTGGGTATTCACAGT TAGGCAGCTGGCTCATTCCTGGCGgcggggctctgtgccccccgGCCAGCGCCCACGCGCAGTTCGGAGCCGGGCTCTCGCTgtcccctgcccacagctgtgACAGGTACTCCTCGCTGAGGAGCCACCGCCCCGCGCCCTACGCCAGCCCCTACTCGCacaggaacagctccccag CCTATGCTGACAActcctctgcctgcctgtcCATGCTGCAGTCCCACGACAACTGGTCTTCTCTGGGAGTTACTACACACACAGCCATGCTGCCCATGgggcacagcactggcacagctacCAGCTCCAG CCAGTACCCCAACCTGTGGTCGGTGAGTAGCAGCAGCATCACGccggtgtcccagcccagcgGGATGTCCAACGGGCTGAGCTCGCAGTTCCTGCGGGGCTCTCCGGGACCCTACTCGGCCTTGCCCCACACCGTGCCCGCCGCCTCCTCTGCCTCGCCCCTGTATGACGGCACGGCGCCCGCCGACCTGCCCGACAGCCAGTACGACACCTCTGCACATGCCAGGCTGGCACCCACGTGGACACCTGTCACCTCCCCTTCCATGTAA